One stretch of Anolis carolinensis isolate JA03-04 chromosome 3, rAnoCar3.1.pri, whole genome shotgun sequence DNA includes these proteins:
- the sh2d1b gene encoding SH2 domain-containing protein 1B, with protein sequence MELQYYHGNITKENCEALLSKNKNNGCFLIRDSESIPGALCLCVFYESFVYTYRIFRKHNGHFMIQASEGAPKQDFKTLKDLIATFEKPNQGLIINLRYPVNRSTSCQHPHNAYEYDDDYVNNEPGEDDYVQVLPD encoded by the exons ATGGAGCTGCAGTATTACCATGGAAATATTACTAAAGAAAACTGTGAAGCATTGCTGAGCAAGAACAAAAACAATGGCTGCTTTTTAATACGAGACAGCGAGAGCATTCCAGGAGCTTTGTGCCTTTGTGTTTT ctATGAATCGTTTGTCTACACATACAGGATCTTCAGGAAACACAATGGACATTTTATGATTCAG GCTTCTGAAGGTGCACCAAAACAGGACTTCAAAACTTTAAAGGACTTAATAGCCACCTTTGAAAAACCAAACCAAGGGCTAATAATCAATCTGCGATATCCCGTAAATAGATCTACATCTTGCCAACATCCTCACAATGCCTATGAGTATGATGATGACTATGTGAATAACG AACCCGGAGAAGACGATTATGTTCAGGTATTGCCTGACTGA